Proteins found in one Vallitalea guaymasensis genomic segment:
- a CDS encoding ABC transporter permease, with translation MRQYIIRRLFVCIFILLGVSILIYTLIRVMPGDYVQTMTAGNQNVTEEMKISLRKLYGTETNIVKGYVGWLGKAIQGDFGESFLYKQPVSEVIKSKMWTSFTIAFIAYIIQMIVAIPLGIISATKQYSKLDYGVTIFAFIGISLPSFFFAAILQRIFAFGLEWVPLQGMITARMDYTGWALIKDKAWHFILPIVVLAFLSIGSIMRYARTNMLEVLNADYIRTARAKGLSERKVIYKHAFRNTLIPIVTMLGSLLPSLFSGAIITEQIFAIDGLGFTAFKALKSGDINYMMGFLTFSAVLTLLGTLLADILYGVADPRVRLK, from the coding sequence TTGAGACAATATATTATACGAAGATTATTCGTTTGTATATTTATTTTACTAGGAGTTTCTATACTAATCTATACTTTAATAAGAGTAATGCCAGGTGATTATGTTCAAACTATGACTGCAGGAAATCAAAATGTTACGGAAGAAATGAAAATATCCCTTAGGAAATTATATGGGACGGAAACAAACATAGTTAAAGGGTACGTCGGTTGGTTAGGCAAAGCTATTCAGGGAGATTTCGGTGAATCTTTCTTATATAAACAACCAGTCAGTGAAGTAATAAAAAGTAAAATGTGGACATCCTTCACTATTGCATTCATTGCTTACATAATACAAATGATAGTAGCCATACCACTAGGTATAATATCTGCAACAAAACAATATTCAAAATTGGATTATGGTGTAACCATATTTGCATTTATTGGTATTTCACTACCAAGTTTCTTCTTTGCAGCTATACTTCAAAGAATATTTGCTTTTGGATTAGAATGGGTACCATTACAAGGTATGATAACCGCTAGAATGGATTATACCGGTTGGGCACTGATTAAGGACAAGGCATGGCATTTTATACTACCTATTGTGGTATTAGCATTCTTAAGCATAGGAAGTATTATGAGATATGCAAGAACAAATATGCTTGAGGTATTGAATGCTGATTATATAAGAACAGCTAGGGCAAAAGGATTAAGTGAAAGGAAAGTTATATATAAGCATGCTTTCAGAAATACTTTAATACCTATTGTAACTATGCTAGGTAGTTTATTACCTTCATTATTCTCTGGTGCTATTATTACAGAACAGATTTTTGCTATTGATGGATTAGGTTTTACAGCTTTCAAAGCTCTGAAATCAGGAGATATAAATTACATGATGGGATTTCTTACATTCTCTGCTGTTTTAACACTTCTGGGAACCCTGCTAGCAGATATTTTATACGGTGTCGCAGATCCTAGGGTAAGATTAAAATAA
- a CDS encoding ABC transporter substrate-binding protein: MKNITKIVSICFLILCLMLSLTACKGEEKTTIKENDGGDATVTEDSDKEKEPKEKKTKYDTLVLGSSDFNAVFSPYFSTTAYDTEITERTQERLMSNNRLGEPTSNLAIYETPKEIKDDDGNIRTVYRFKLQDNLKFSDGEPITADDIIFTYKILCDPKYDGSSTIYTTPILGINEYRYDDPNYAEVIEGFKASSKDVTKEEVEARMISAYESYGAEVIDGYTGFDNPDGLEGDDLKKASIAKFIEVETGCCYGDYEEEAIEMKFKELEKGYIEENLASGNIKVPDIEGIKKVDELTVEVTIEGVDPKAIWNLGAIEVTPEHYYGEGYKKGDLTKVKEKNDKPMGAGAYTFEKFENNVVTFRANKNYFKGEPKIKNIKYQVVSSSNKLETVTLGEVDISDPTASPEMVQNVKDAGIHYELIENLGYGYIGINSERITDKNVRKGLMHLMNREPAINTYYGELASVIERPMSRVSWAYPENAKPYYEFSADKALECFEAAGYKQVDKSGSKVLEKDGKQLRVEIGISGDGIMDHPSAPILTQMKEEMEKLGAILDISDVDGSILFDRLDAKEWDMWVAAWQATIDPDMYQTYHSDGPSNHYCIKDEELDKLILDARSTNDIEKRKEYYSKALDIIMDDAVEMPVYQRKNMYIFNPEVIDIDTLPKDMTPFYGYFREIETLELK, encoded by the coding sequence ATGAAGAATATTACAAAGATAGTTTCAATTTGTTTTCTTATTTTATGTTTGATGCTAAGCTTAACTGCTTGTAAGGGGGAAGAAAAAACAACAATAAAAGAAAACGATGGGGGAGATGCAACCGTTACTGAAGATAGTGATAAAGAGAAAGAACCAAAAGAAAAGAAAACTAAATATGATACATTAGTTTTGGGTTCATCAGATTTTAATGCTGTTTTTAGCCCATACTTTTCTACAACTGCATATGACACTGAGATAACAGAACGTACACAGGAAAGATTAATGTCCAATAATCGTCTTGGAGAGCCTACTTCTAATTTAGCTATATATGAAACACCAAAGGAAATCAAAGATGATGATGGTAATATAAGGACAGTATATAGATTTAAACTTCAAGATAACTTAAAGTTTAGCGATGGAGAACCTATAACAGCTGATGATATTATATTTACATATAAAATATTATGTGATCCAAAATATGATGGATCTTCAACTATATATACAACTCCAATTCTAGGAATAAATGAATATCGTTATGATGATCCTAATTATGCAGAAGTTATAGAAGGATTTAAAGCTAGCTCAAAGGATGTAACGAAAGAAGAAGTTGAAGCACGTATGATATCTGCATATGAGTCTTACGGTGCTGAAGTTATTGATGGATATACAGGTTTTGATAATCCTGATGGTTTAGAAGGAGATGACTTGAAAAAAGCATCTATAGCTAAATTTATTGAAGTAGAGACAGGTTGCTGTTATGGTGATTATGAAGAAGAAGCTATAGAAATGAAATTCAAAGAGCTTGAAAAAGGATACATTGAAGAGAATTTAGCTAGTGGAAATATTAAGGTTCCTGATATTGAAGGTATTAAAAAAGTTGATGAGTTAACTGTTGAAGTCACTATTGAAGGAGTAGATCCAAAAGCCATCTGGAATCTAGGTGCCATTGAAGTTACTCCAGAACACTATTATGGCGAAGGATACAAAAAAGGTGATTTAACAAAAGTAAAAGAGAAAAATGATAAGCCAATGGGTGCTGGTGCATACACATTTGAAAAATTTGAAAATAATGTTGTAACCTTTAGAGCTAATAAAAATTATTTTAAAGGTGAACCAAAAATCAAAAACATAAAATACCAAGTTGTATCAAGTTCTAATAAGCTTGAAACTGTAACTCTAGGAGAAGTTGATATTTCTGATCCAACAGCAAGTCCTGAGATGGTACAAAATGTTAAGGATGCAGGAATTCATTACGAATTAATTGAAAATCTAGGTTATGGATATATAGGTATTAACTCTGAAAGGATTACAGATAAAAACGTAAGAAAAGGCTTAATGCATCTTATGAATAGAGAACCAGCAATTAATACTTATTATGGTGAGTTAGCTAGTGTAATAGAACGACCTATGTCTAGGGTTTCATGGGCTTATCCAGAAAACGCAAAACCTTATTATGAATTCAGTGCTGACAAAGCTCTTGAATGTTTTGAAGCAGCTGGTTATAAACAAGTAGATAAAAGCGGTAGTAAAGTATTAGAAAAAGATGGTAAACAATTAAGGGTTGAAATTGGTATAAGTGGAGATGGTATCATGGACCATCCATCAGCTCCTATCTTGACTCAAATGAAAGAGGAAATGGAAAAATTAGGTGCTATATTAGATATATCTGATGTTGATGGTTCTATACTATTTGATAGACTAGATGCTAAAGAGTGGGATATGTGGGTAGCTGCATGGCAAGCGACTATTGATCCTGATATGTATCAAACTTACCATAGTGATGGACCTAGTAACCATTATTGTATAAAAGATGAAGAGTTAGATAAATTAATTCTTGATGCAAGATCAACAAATGATATTGAGAAAAGAAAAGAGTACTATTCAAAAGCTCTTGATATCATCATGGATGATGCAGTAGAAATGCCAGTTTACCAACGTAAGAATATGTATATATTCAATCCAGAAGTAATTGACATTGATACACTACCTAAAGATATGACACCATTCTATGGATATTTCAGAGAAATAGAGACTTTAGAATTAAAATAA
- the opp4C gene encoding oligopeptide ABC transporter permease, which yields MLEKSKIDIENEQVTNNDREIVVDKIITPGQLVMKRFVRNKLAIIGMVILVSMFLISFIGPFFSPYGEYQIFFQKDGVELTEDIVNYEDKNIKVLIKAPPSSNHWLGTDRDGRDTFTRLMYGGRISLVIGFVVVAIELFFGIILGGIAGYFGGVTDNIIMRIVDIFFCIPFLPIVLILSSVLITLDVDGSKKIYYLMLVLGILGWAGVARLVRGQILSLREQEFMIATEAIGLKPRKRIFKHLIPNVMPQLIVIATLGVGGIILTESGLSFLGFGVPFPFASWGNMVSAVTDPIILKGYLYIWIPPGICILTTVMGFNFVGDGLRDAFDPKMRR from the coding sequence ATGTTAGAAAAATCAAAGATAGATATTGAAAATGAACAAGTTACTAATAATGATAGAGAAATCGTTGTAGACAAAATAATCACACCAGGGCAGCTGGTAATGAAACGTTTTGTAAGAAATAAATTAGCCATTATAGGTATGGTTATACTTGTTTCTATGTTTTTAATAAGTTTTATCGGTCCTTTTTTCTCACCATATGGTGAATATCAAATATTTTTTCAAAAAGACGGTGTTGAATTAACAGAGGACATTGTAAATTATGAGGATAAAAATATAAAAGTATTGATTAAAGCACCACCTTCAAGTAATCATTGGCTAGGTACAGATAGAGATGGTCGTGATACTTTTACCAGGTTAATGTATGGAGGAAGAATTTCATTAGTTATAGGATTTGTAGTTGTAGCAATAGAGCTGTTCTTTGGTATTATTTTAGGAGGTATTGCAGGATATTTTGGAGGAGTTACAGATAATATCATAATGCGTATAGTTGATATATTTTTCTGTATACCTTTTCTACCCATCGTACTTATTTTGAGTTCAGTATTAATTACTTTAGATGTGGATGGGTCAAAAAAAATATATTATCTAATGTTAGTATTAGGAATCTTGGGATGGGCAGGAGTAGCTAGGTTGGTTCGTGGACAGATTCTGAGTCTCAGGGAACAAGAGTTCATGATTGCTACTGAAGCTATTGGATTAAAGCCAAGAAAAAGAATTTTCAAACATCTTATTCCTAATGTAATGCCTCAACTAATCGTTATAGCTACACTGGGAGTTGGTGGAATAATACTTACAGAATCGGGATTAAGTTTCTTGGGATTTGGTGTTCCATTTCCTTTTGCGTCTTGGGGTAATATGGTTAGTGCAGTAACAGACCCTATCATTTTGAAAGGATATTTATATATTTGGATTCCACCTGGAATCTGTATATTAACTACAGTTATGGGATTTAACTTTGTTGGTGATGGATTGAGAGATGCATTTGATCCTAAAATGAGAAGATAG